The nucleotide sequence ATGCCGATTTGTTAAGCGAAGCATTATTAAGCGGTGCGAGTTTGTTCGTACAAAAGCCTATTGTTCCAAATCAAATCATAGCCCTCTCGCTCAAGTGCTTAGAAAGAAGATGGATGCGACAGGAAAACAGCCGTCTGATGTTTGATTTGGCTTTTACCCGTGAAAAATTAGAAGAACATTCACGACGACATTCAAATACTTAAGGATTTTGATGATACAAAGAAATGCAACAATTCTAATAGCGGACGATAATGTAACTTTTCGTAGAACTATTGTCCACTTTTTGAAAGCTCACCTCGTATCAGTGGAGGTAATTCAGGTTACAAACGGTCGTGAAGCTATTCTGAAAACTGATGAACTAATTCCTGATTTAGTGATATTAGATATCAACATGCCTGAAGTTTCTGGTTTTGAAGCTGCATTGACAATTAAGAAAAATTATCCGTTTATCCCGATAATTATTTTAACTAATTACGATGAGAACGAATACCGCCTCGAAGCAAAAAAGGTTCTTGTTGACGCCTTCATACTTAAAGAAAATTTAATTAGCGAACTCCCTGAGGTTATTCATGCCTTTTTGATGAGTCAGGCTTCGCATCCCTTGTCTAACATATCAGACTAAATTGCAGTTCGATTAAATATTGCGTATTTTATCACTGATAAAATAGAAAATTAGTTATTAGATGGAATCATATTTTTATACCAATATAAATGTACTTGTAGCTGGATTAATTTTAGGAATTCTTTTACTTATAGTTGCTCTACAAATAAAAAATAGAATGGCCTCAAGATTCCTGCATTATCTCAAACAAAAGTTCTTATCCTTTCGAAAAAAATCAAACTAAGCCAGCCTTAAAATCCGTCCTGCACCACGTTTGTTTGTTAAACCTATCTTTTGTATATTTTTCCACCAAAATTGAGGAACATTTACAAAAGAGTCGAATGATCGTTATGAAATTTGGCGGAACTTCAACGAAAGATGCCGCCGCTATGCTTAATGTAACTGAAATTGTAAAATCGAGAACTTCTAAAAGTCCTGTTGTGGTGATCTCTGCGATTGCTCAAGCCACTAATCAACTTGAGACTATGGGAGGTCTATCAAAATCGAACAAAGTTGCTGAAGCTAAAGAAGTCTTAAAATATTTTATCGACAGGCACCTTGCAATAGTCGAAACTGTGGGTATAAAGCCGGACACTCAGGATATAATAAGAACGAAAATCATTTCTTTCTCCGAAGAAATTTTAGAGATTATTAAAGGGGTCTCAATACTTCGCGAGCTAACTCCGCAGACTCTCGACAGGTTTTATTCCTACGGTGAGTTATTATCATCCTATATTATCTCAGAAGTGATGAAAGAAAATGGTATCGATACGGTTTGGTTAGATACTAAAGATTTTATGGTTACCGATAATGCCTTTACCGAGGCGAAGCCAAATATGCCAATCGTGGAAGAAAAATTGCGTCCTCTCGCCCTGAAATTGATTGAGGGGAAAAAAGTAATTGTAACTCAAGGTTTCATAGGCGTTACACCAACAGGTGAACGAACGACTATGGGACGCGAAAGTTCCGACTTCTCGGCTGCCGTTATTGGCGCTGTCTTGGATGTCGATGATGTTCAAATATGGACAGATGTTGACGGCGTGCTGAGCGGCGACCCGAATATAATAGAAAATCCGAAAAAAATAAAAGAGCTTTCTTTTGAAGAAGCTTTTCAACTGTCGCTCTTCGGAGCAAAAGTTTTACATCCCAACACAATGATTCCTGCCGCCGAAAAAAATATTCCTATTCATGTGTATAATTCAAAACGTCCGCAAATTTCCGGAACTTTAATCTCTAAAACATTTTCCTCAACTGCAAAATCCGGTTCTATCATCAAGTCGGTTACCTACAAATCACAGGTCTCGCTGGTAAACATAAAACCCACCAATCGTTTCAGTCCTTACATTTTTTGGGAAAATATTTTCAGCGTCCTGAATAAATACAAAGCAGTACCTATTGTAACTTCAACTTCCGAGTATCAATATGCTGTAGTTTTAGAAACCAAGTATATGCTCGATTCTATTAGAACCGAATTAGCCACGTTAGGCGAAATTGAAGAACTCGGAAATTTATGCCTCGTTAGCTTGATGGGACAAAAGATAAATCATAATTCTACTATCGTTCAAAAAGTGTTTTCGGTGTTGAGTGCGATAAATTTCCATTTTATATCCTTCGGTGCCACTGAAATGAGTATGAGTATTTTAATAAATGCAGATGAAACAGTGAGTGTTGTCCGTTCGCTTCATAAATTATTCTTCGAAGGTGAAACCGATTCCAAAATATTCGAAGAAATTAAATGAAAACTTTTTTAAGAATACTTAAATATCTCCTCCCTTATAAAAAAACTGTATTGCTTCTGATTTTTTCGATGCTTCTTTATGTCGTATTGAATTTATTCTCGCTTGCAATGGTGGTTCCGCTAATCGACGTAATCTTCACCGATGTAACTCAAACTGCAACGGAGGTTCAAATCGATCTTACAAAAGGGAATATCAAAGATCAATTGATGGGTTGGTTGTATCACACATTAGGGGAATATCCTAAAAAAGAAGCTCTGTTTTATGTTTGTACATTTATTGCAGTCGGCTTTTTATTGAAGAATCTTACCGCTTATATGCAAATGTTTATGAATGCGGCTATCGAGCAAGGAATACTACGCGATATACGAAACGAACTTCATCGCCATCTGCATAAACTCTCGCTCCATTTTTTTATGGCAACCAAAAAAGGGCGGTTAATCAGCATCGTGATGAACGATGTTCGTATGATTACAGAATCTATTATGGCTTTGTTAGGCTCTTTTTTTCGCGACCCTCTCACAATTATTGTTAGTACGGTTATTCTTTTTATTTTCAATTGGCAGTTAACACTTACAATTCTTATTGTTACTCCCGTCGTTGGTTATTTTATAGGAAGGATTGGCGAGAAACTAAAAAAATACAGCTTGCTTTTTCAGGAAAAGCTTTCCGAAATTACAACTTTGATTGATGAAAGCATATCGGGAGTGCGGGTGATTAAAGCATTCAAGATGGAGCAACACGAAATCGAAAAATTCGAAACCCACACCTCGAAGTTATACAAAATATTTGTGAAGCTGCAAAGAATCAGAAATATTTCAAGTCCGTTCAGCGAATACTCAGGAATTATAATCGCAGTTATCGTGATGTGGTTTGGCGGTTCGGCTATAATCGATAAAACAAGTCCAATGACTGCGGGACAGTTTATTTTTTATCTCACAATTTTAATAACTATGCTACAACCGATAAAAATTGTTACACAAGTTTTTAATACAGTGAAAGAGGGAACGGCTGCAGGCGAAAGAGTGTTCGCAGTTTTGGATATCAAACCAAGAATAATCGACTCGCCAAATGCAACCGAGCTAAAAGAGTTTAAAGATACAATCGTCTTCGAGAATGTTTCTTTCAAATACGATACTACATCATTAGTTTTAAAAAATATAAATCTGAAAGTAAAAAAGGGGGAAGTGATTGCCATCGTCGGACCGAGTGGTGCGGGCAAATCTACGTTAGTCGATTTGGTCCCGAGGTTTTACGACCCGGTTGAAGGGAATATTTTTATAGATGAAATTAATTTAAAGGATGTAACTCAGGATTCGCTCCGCGATATGATGGGAATTGTAACTCAAGAAACAATCCTGTTTAATGATACTATAGCTGCCAATATCGGATATGGAGTTAAAGATGTCCCAATCCAAAAAATTATTGAAGCAGCCAAAATTGCAAATGCACATTTCTTCATCGAGAAAATGCAAACCGGGTATGATACTACAATCGGCGACCGGGGAATAAAACTTTCGGGGGGCGAGCGTCAACGTCTTGCTATTGCGCGGGCGGTTCTTAAAAATCCAGCGATTCTGATACTCGACGAGGCAACTTCGGCTCTCGATCCGGAAT is from Bacteroidota bacterium and encodes:
- a CDS encoding response regulator, which produces MIQRNATILIADDNVTFRRTIVHFLKAHLVSVEVIQVTNGREAILKTDELIPDLVILDINMPEVSGFEAALTIKKNYPFIPIIILTNYDENEYRLEAKKVLVDAFILKENLISELPEVIHAFLMSQASHPLSNISD
- a CDS encoding aspartate kinase encodes the protein MIVMKFGGTSTKDAAAMLNVTEIVKSRTSKSPVVVISAIAQATNQLETMGGLSKSNKVAEAKEVLKYFIDRHLAIVETVGIKPDTQDIIRTKIISFSEEILEIIKGVSILRELTPQTLDRFYSYGELLSSYIISEVMKENGIDTVWLDTKDFMVTDNAFTEAKPNMPIVEEKLRPLALKLIEGKKVIVTQGFIGVTPTGERTTMGRESSDFSAAVIGAVLDVDDVQIWTDVDGVLSGDPNIIENPKKIKELSFEEAFQLSLFGAKVLHPNTMIPAAEKNIPIHVYNSKRPQISGTLISKTFSSTAKSGSIIKSVTYKSQVSLVNIKPTNRFSPYIFWENIFSVLNKYKAVPIVTSTSEYQYAVVLETKYMLDSIRTELATLGEIEELGNLCLVSLMGQKINHNSTIVQKVFSVLSAINFHFISFGATEMSMSILINADETVSVVRSLHKLFFEGETDSKIFEEIK
- a CDS encoding ABC transporter ATP-binding protein; translated protein: MKTFLRILKYLLPYKKTVLLLIFSMLLYVVLNLFSLAMVVPLIDVIFTDVTQTATEVQIDLTKGNIKDQLMGWLYHTLGEYPKKEALFYVCTFIAVGFLLKNLTAYMQMFMNAAIEQGILRDIRNELHRHLHKLSLHFFMATKKGRLISIVMNDVRMITESIMALLGSFFRDPLTIIVSTVILFIFNWQLTLTILIVTPVVGYFIGRIGEKLKKYSLLFQEKLSEITTLIDESISGVRVIKAFKMEQHEIEKFETHTSKLYKIFVKLQRIRNISSPFSEYSGIIIAVIVMWFGGSAIIDKTSPMTAGQFIFYLTILITMLQPIKIVTQVFNTVKEGTAAGERVFAVLDIKPRIIDSPNATELKEFKDTIVFENVSFKYDTTSLVLKNINLKVKKGEVIAIVGPSGAGKSTLVDLVPRFYDPVEGNIFIDEINLKDVTQDSLRDMMGIVTQETILFNDTIAANIGYGVKDVPIQKIIEAAKIANAHFFIEKMQTGYDTTIGDRGIKLSGGERQRLAIARAVLKNPAILILDEATSALDPESEMLVQEALERLMKNRTSFVIAHRFSTIQNADRVVVMEKGSIAQIGKFAELIKEEGLFKKLYELQFRL